In Bacteroidota bacterium, the sequence CTGCCATTTTTTTATTGCAGGAGCAACCATCGTCAGATGCAAACACAGACAGATTTACAGAAGCTAACTTTTGACCACAGTAATGCAACTGAAACGCACAACCGCATACAAGGATTGTGTAGAATAATAGAAGCCCTATGGAAAATAGCTTTTTCACCTGAACAAAGCTACAGAAAATATGATTGTAAAAAAATATGATTGTGGTCATGTTTGGGTTAAACAAAACCATACCAGATTCGGACTCTAATAATCCTTGTAAAGTGTGTATTTCAGCGCCTTACAAAAAATCAAAGTAGTACAGGCTATGAACTATAAACAATAAAGTCCTTGCACCGCAAGGACTTTATTGTTTATCAAATTCTTAATTCTGTCACGGAGTGACAGTTTGTAGCCTCGACAGGAATCGAACCTGTATCAAAAGTTTAGGAAACTTCTATTCTATCCATTGAACTACGAGGCCAAAGGGCTGCAAAAATACAAAAACAAAACAAATCGCGCAATGCTTTTGAAATTGTTGCAAAACACTTATTAGTAAATAGTTATGGCGTATTCAGGTATTCGGTAGTGGTGTATATTTTATTTACGTACACATTTTTGTTCGCGTCAATAACAAACTCACACAGCCCAATGTGGCTTTTATTGGCAGGGTTCCAATCGTAAGTATAGCCCAGCTGTGTCCAAGGATATTGATTGTACAAACCGCAGGTATAATAGCGGTCGATACGGGTTTGGTTCACCCACTTAATGTAATCCGTATCTAACGAGTCTTTTGCTGTGAAGCACAGGTTACACATTGTATCAGTGATTTCTTTATCAGGACAAGGACGGAACAGGTCTTGCGGACGTACCCAAAACTCAACAAAAACGGTATATTTACCAGTGGGAGGAAGTCCTAACAGTTGCTTAATTCTTAGCGCAGTATCCTTAGGATGTTCTTTCTTGAAACGTTGTTTTAATTCGGGAGAGGCAGTAACCCATACCTGCCATTTACTGGTGTTGTAGAGTCCTGAATCGGGGTAGAAGCCTGCCGAAGATTTCCAGCTCACCATCAGTACGTAATCTTCGCCGTTAATGGTTTTCCAAGTTAGATTAGGATTGCTTTTAGTAATGGCAATCAAATTACTGTCGGGCGTTTCAGCAGGAGGGTACATCGAGGTTGTAACTGCTTTTTCGTACCATTTTGCCAAGTTGGCAGGGTTGTTAGTTTGCGTTGTTTTGCATGCCCCTACAACAATGAGGAGGAGTGCAAGAGCATAAAAACTCTTTTTCATCAGATATAGTAGTTAGTTGGTTAGTCAATGCAAAATAATAGGGGAGACGATGCTACTTCTTGCAGCATCCGTCAAGCTCTTCGTAGGCTTTGGGATTGGCGGGCACATTATCCGCATCGTAGCCGAGATTAGATATAGCTGTGCGTATTTTGTCAGGTGATGTTTTCTTGCTGTTATACACCACCGTAATGGTCATTAGCTCAACATTAAGAGCCATATCCTTTACCCCTTTTTCTTCCATTAGCAAATCCAGCTTGCCTTTGCAGCTTTCACACTGCTTGCAATGGCTGCAGTAAATATTGGTTTTTACCACAAGGGTATCGGTGTTTTGCGGAGCGGCCATAGTTACTTTAGCAGCTAAAACAAAAAGTACAACGGCACAAAAACTGATAAAATGTTTCATTAGTCAAATATAATTAGCAGAACAATAAAACGCAGCATTGTGTCCTCAAAACATATTTGTTTATCACGGACATAAGTAATTTTGAAACGATTAAAAATTCTGTTCGCCAAACTCAACAATGCTGTCCAATAGAGGCAGTGCTTTTATGCCTTTCTCAGTCAATCGGTATTCCACTCGCGGTGGAATTTCAGGAAACGCCTTTTTGCTCACAATTCCTACACTAACCAACTCTTTTAGCTCTTGTATCAGCATTTTTTCACTAATTCCCGGTATCAAGCGTTTTAACTCGCCGTAGCGTTTATATTCTTCGCGTATCTGGCGGATAATCATCACCTTCCATTTACTGCCTACCAAATTCATGGCCTTTCTTATCCCGCAATCGTCATCCACGTATTTCATAAAATTTTTTTCTGTTAATACTCAGTGAACTTTACTTTTTAGTAAGTACCCTACTAAAAGGTAAGTACTTGACAAAAGTAAAGTATCGGGACAGTTTTGCATAAAAATTATGAAAGCACTATTAATTAACTATTACACTGACCAACTGCAATTAAGCGAAACCGAACTACCCGAAACCACCAATGATGAAGTATTGGTGAGGGTGTATGCAGCATCTGTAAATCACATTGACTATTTGAAAGCCGAAGGGGTTTTGCAACAGTTTTACCCGCTGAACTTTCCGTGGATACCGGGACGTGATTTTGCGGGAGTGGTGGTGGGTATTGGAAAAGCTGTAACTCTTTTCAAAGTGGGAGATGCTGTATATGGCGACAATGTGCTCGGTGGCGCCTATGCCGAGTTTGTTACA encodes:
- a CDS encoding helix-turn-helix transcriptional regulator — its product is MKYVDDDCGIRKAMNLVGSKWKVMIIRQIREEYKRYGELKRLIPGISEKMLIQELKELVSVGIVSKKAFPEIPPRVEYRLTEKGIKALPLLDSIVEFGEQNF
- a CDS encoding heavy-metal-associated domain-containing protein, which codes for MKHFISFCAVVLFVLAAKVTMAAPQNTDTLVVKTNIYCSHCKQCESCKGKLDLLMEEKGVKDMALNVELMTITVVYNSKKTSPDKIRTAISNLGYDADNVPANPKAYEELDGCCKK